A region from the Vicia villosa cultivar HV-30 ecotype Madison, WI linkage group LG3, Vvil1.0, whole genome shotgun sequence genome encodes:
- the LOC131659317 gene encoding uncharacterized protein LOC131659317, with amino-acid sequence MYMREKCNTSSVKETIDKASINCQRKFPEGISSCQLYLSSPNYRLVGKGKVHNTLGDLLHHRPLPDGHLKVSVDVVLDHDAMLPVPDMVSETTLLRDAIGSFVAWPSELITISDETAPIKPAIKCKGIL; translated from the exons atgtatatgagagaaaagtgcaacacttcatcggtgaaagaaactattgataaggctagtatcaactgtcaaaggaaatttcccgag ggcatttcatcttgccaactatacttatcgtcaccgaattatcgactagttggcaagggaaaagtgcacaacactttgggagatttacttcaccatagaccgctcccggatggacacctgaaagtatcggtggatgttgtattagatcatgatgcgatgctaccggtacctgacatggtctcagagacgacattgctgcgagatgcaataggatcatttgttgcatggccctcggagctcattaccattagtgatgag actgctcctataaaacccgcaattaagtgTAAAGGGATTTTatag
- the LOC131656870 gene encoding uncharacterized protein LOC131656870 → MSTGNSESLHLWAYNTRPVGAHWLLLAINPIREVVYYLNSVNGDWTNYPAMKEIVDLSIQVFRSQRDAQVSRTKSNNITWIKVQCPQQRNSSDCGYFVLRFMKEILQANQLEIPLTYLDEFRAAGYPRLKLEEIKEDLCHFYIKQFFM, encoded by the exons atgtccaccggcaattcagaaagtctgcatctttgggcgtataatacccgaccagtagg agcacactggttgttgcttgctatcaaccctataagagaagtcgtgtattatctgaattcggtaaatggtgactggaccaattatccggctatgaaggaaatcgttgattt atcaatacaagtgttccgaagtcaacgggacgcacaggtatcccggactaaatcaaacaacattacttggatcaaagtgcag tgtccgcaacagcgaaacagttcagattgcggatactttgttttgaggtttatgaaagaaatccttcaggcgaatcaattagagattccgctcacg taccttgacgaattccgtgctgctgggtacccgagacttaagttggaagaaatcaaagaggatttgtgtcacttttatattaagcaatttttcatgtag